DNA sequence from the Liolophura sinensis isolate JHLJ2023 chromosome 1, CUHK_Ljap_v2, whole genome shotgun sequence genome:
CTCTGCTTTTGATTTTGAAGCGAGTATCgaaaactgttttcttatttcaCAGACAAAAGTAATTTTTTGCATACGTTTCGTCTTTGTGTGCTTGTTACCATTTCTCTTGTCTGCTAGACCAAAAGAATCCAGAAAATAAGAGCAGAAAGTAAGGTCAATGCTATCTATTTCTTCATTTGCAACTCATATTTTACAGGCTATTCTCCTTCTTATTAAAGAGCTGGATTCAGAGAGTTTGGAAGTGGTGGAAATGCTGTCAAAAACCGACTCGAGGGCTTATGATGAATTGCTGTGAATGAGAAGAAATCATCATTTCAAACCACACAACAGTTCTGTTCATGTGATGTGTGTACTTCATTAACTGATGAGTGAAATCCAAATGTTGTGTACAGTAAATGTCATCTGTGGTCAGTCATCTCACATCACTCAGCATCTTTGTCTCATCACCAAAATGATCTGCCTTTAGGCCAGCAGATCGGGCTTTGCAAATGTCTGTCacattctttttcttcttcctttGTGTTTGTTTCGTAACAGTGAAGTTGAAGAAAGATGTCTTAATAATTGAAACAGAAATACCACGCATGTAAAGTGTGGACCATGTCAAAAAAAAGGAATGACTCGGAGACTGTCTCATTAAGAGTTTTTCTGCGCAGGAAATGATTAGTGCACATTTTGGTTATTTCACACTTCGTGGTGAAATTTCTACTTTTTAACACTTGTTGCTGTGTATAACTtgagtttatattttgtatatattttttttagaaatttttgtTGACACATAGCTGTGCAATCACAAGTACTGCGTTGTTTCATTGTTCAACCATAGTTATGGAGATTCTTTTAACAGCATGTCTTTGTCATTAAAATGCTATTAGAGTCATTGTGAGCTCGGTATGATAAGAAACCGTAGAGAGGAGGAAAGGTATCCTGTTACGATGTTAATGTGAGTACtagttaataatttattttgagtCAATGAAATCGGTTGGGTTTCCTTTAACTCTGATTGTGTTTGTCTTTAGTTTAACACTCTTTTTTCAGTACAAGTGGTACATCAAATGATAAATGTTTTGACACAATGATCCTTTTGTAGTGTGTAGCAGGAACCTAAGCTAACATATTTAAAACTGCTGCcgcaaatttattttgttattgtttccGTCCAGTACACATTGGGAGTTTGGCTATAATGTGTGTCAGTCTGggtttatatgtacatctaacTGTTTTTTACACTgagtaaattttttgtttattcaacTCGTACAAAAAGTAAGGAATATAACTTGGACGTCAACACAGAttgaaaaaccagagcagcgacgacggaaTGATAGCTGGCttgtagccggtgaaatacggcctcttgctactttacctcagttacagttttattctagctgttcaaaTAAATGCCAAAACATAAGCAAATTACACCCCCTTTAGCAttatggcttaagcaaaattagttTAAATAATTGCAGTAATACAGTAAAATTTAGACGCACAACATAGACAGAAAACCAAGAgaagggacgacagtgtgatggctggcaaatggtctcatttaaccggtgaaatacgaggGGTGCTCATGAAAGTCACATATTTAGGCAGCAAAGTCACAGATTAAGATATGAATGATTATGAGAGTTACATCAAGACAAGAAAGCTCATGAAAGTCACATATTAAGACAGGAAAGATTATGCAAGTCACAGATTAAGTGTGGAAAGCTTATGCTACTCAAGTTTTTACTTGACACGATACTGATTTCTTGACTTTTGGCATGGATTTCCCCGATGGGGTTCAATTCTCTGTAATCAGCTCCTCCTGCAGTGAGTAAGGGAAGCTCGAAGATTTTGTAGTGGACACTTTCAGAATGTTCAAGGTATCCTTTCTGcattatatatgttttcatcCCCTTCCAAACACTATCGTTCATGGAAGACTTGTATCCTCTGGATGCGTGTCGGATTGTTGTTTTGCGTTGTTTTAAGTTTCACATCGCTGAGATCATTGAGCCAAATCAGTTTTTGTTAATGTGAATGGAAACTGTGCACCGGCCggtaaaaattacatgtaatttcatggATTCTTTCTGGTTACTATAGTGAATCGGTAAAGTCTACACAATATCACCTGCGTAGAATGGTTAATAGAGAGAGACTAGAACAGAGGAGCCAGGCGTTGCATTTAGAATCGGGTCAATGCTATAGAGAAACATTACCCGTCCTATACGAAATGGCACGAGTCCTATCATATTTCGTATTCTCATTATCATTCCAGCAAACGACCCTTACTATGCAGACTGGTCAGTAGAAAATCTCCATAGTCCATTAGGTTGTTTTGTGATCATGCTCGCCTGACTTCTTCGTGCAAGGAAGCTGGCACAACTGACATAAATGCCATTGACTGTGTTTCTAAACGTTCGTAAATTTGATCAATCCGGTACAAACGACgcatttttcaaaactttctaAGATCGATGTTTTTTTCTGCGGAATACGGAAGTGAGCAGTAAATTGTTTATCCATCAAAATCAGCCCCAGACGACGTACATGGAATCCCTTcttaatttaacacattaaacATTGCAGTTTCATTTCTTAAGTTTAAAATCTACTCTATTCGCTATTATTACCGTATTTTTTTCGAAGGCGGAAGAAATTATTCTTTTACATTATGAGGTATTTATAGTGTCAAGGAAACAGTGATTATATCTCATTATAACAGTAtttctttaattattaaaaaatcaaTATCAATCTTTTGTGCTGCTTTTTGGATTCCTTGTACTGGCATGCACTTAAGCCAATTTCTCCTAAAACGTAGCTTTAAAAGGAACACTTTAAATGGTTCAAATCATGCTTTACACCCTCTCAGCTTCAGCCATGTGTCATCTGAAGACAGAGACTAGAACCTTGGTTTCCTGGGAAGAGTTCTCTCATTCTGAATTCATGGACAGTATGGTTCATGCTTTCGGTGTCGTCGGTCTTGTTTCGGGTATCGCCAACACACATGGTTAACATGGCCAACAAAAAAATATCTCCACACACCATTGTCTTGTCTTGTTGGAACGACGGTATGAAGCAGATCCCTGGAGAGTGCTCTGGAGGATTTCACGCTCGGTCAGCCATAAGGGGGTTAAGTTGGAACTGCAAAACAGCCTTGAACTGTGTTTCAAGGCATTTCCCCCCAAAGCGATCTAcagattattgtttttaaaagaTGGATTTTTATCCGCGTTTATTCTGATATAAAAAAGATTCCTGTTGTCTAAGTTTGAGATTACCTGTAAGAACCGAGTTGATGTGTTTGGTATACTCAACGATCTGTCACGCCATCTGTTTGTGGCAACTATTAAAAGGAAACTCTAATATTTTAGTGCTTAACACAGACAGCAGTATTCATAGACATCATATTAAATGTGCTTTCATCAGTTTTAGTGGGATTAAGGTGACACTCCACACAAGTATTCTGGCCATCATCCTTTAGTTTAAGTTTAAAAGATAATGTGACGGCGATATGCAGATTCTCGCGAGATCGATATTACATCTCATGACAAGATTATGGTCTGGGAGAACCTTTGATTAACGATCCTTGCACACAGATGCTGTTTGATCATTAGTTACCCTAAATGACAATTGCACACTGTCTATCAAACCACATTATCAGATACAGGGCTTAAACTGTCATTCAagcacaaacacaaaaatagtAAATCAGAGATTTAATGCAAATGTCTTCTTGTCGGTGACCGTGATGATGAAATGTCTAGTCCTTTTCTGTTTGGATATCTTTGGCCGCGTTTTTCTTTACGATCAAATTTCTTCTAGGCACCCCTTCCATTTAGCGGAGGATACTGGACGAAAGATGATGAATATCCCGAACAAGCTCGACTAAGCAGTGCTGGTGGGTACTGTCATCAACCGTAAGGACGTCTAACATTGCTTTAAGTAATATAATCGAAGAGATTTCCAGAACAAATGATATTCGTGCTTGGGAACGTTGCAATTTTATCTTCGGGATTTCTTGCTTCCATGTCTTGCCAAATATAACATAAAGTTATCTGAACTTGTATGAAATCCTTCAAGAAATGATTTTCTGTGTTGTTCTAAATCCGACAATATCTGCAGAGGCAGACAGAACATTCATGGCATTAAATACAGACGTCAAAGTGTAATGAGGAAGTGTAAAGAGAATCACATTTGCTTATTTTCAAACCCGGTGTGTTTCAAAAGGTGAGCAACTGGACAGATAAAActgattattttcataaatctATAAGTATTGTCCATATTCATGTGGCGATGGTTGACATTCATACATGCTGATGAAACCCAGAACTTCCGAAAATGCAAACCGATTTTGATGGTAACGTGTCTGGAATGTCCATAAAACTGGACTTCATTGGGTTAAGTTTCACGGACATAAAGAAAATCTGCTCGAGAACATATTTCACAGGTAGATGTGTTGATAGATTTTCACTAATTACTATATTGAATAGGCCaagttttgtgacgtcattaaaCAACAACGTTATTCCAAACCTGTTGTcgttgatgatttttttctcgtcttgtataaataaataactctatTTTGACTTACGGAAGATTTCATCCGTAAAATTCGGGGCTACGTGTTTCGCATGAAGAAGAATGACCCATCTATACGGGGCCATATACACAGGCCGTAATTCTTGACGGATGAATGAGCAAACAGTTCACAGTGAGGATGACAGATTTGTGATACTAAGTTCATAACAACATGTGACATACCAGGCAAAGCCTGTGGAAATCATAGAATATTGCCGTGAGTTGACAAAGTGCCCGCTTTGTTGGTTAATATGTCTGTATAATATGATTTCTATAAGTGGCCTCCCTCGTGAACAGGATGCTCAGTGCAAAGCCTATAGGAAAGTAGGTTTGGCAAACATACACGTACCACCGGCAATAAAGTCTTCGCCActttagaattatttatttatttgattagtgttttacgccgtactcaagaacatttcacttatacgacggcggccagcattgtcatgggaggaaaccgggcgtagcacgggggaaacccacgaccattcgcaggttgctgcagaccttcccacgtacggccggagaggaagccagcatgtgctggtcTTGACctcaccgcattggtgagaggcttctgggttattacgctgcgctagcacgctaaccaactgagccacggatacCACCTTCAGAATTATGTAGGTCTTTTACTATAATATAGTGCAGTAATACATTTGCTTTATTACTGCACGTTTTACGCCGGACACTCAATGCTGAACCGCCGGAATCGGAATTTGAACTTGCTGCCTGACTGATGAAGGGCTGTAGTGGTCTTTTGGTGAAAGCCAATAAGCCGCTCTACCACAAAGGACGTTGCAAGACGTTATCTGCTTTATTAATATAAATCCTTTTGATCTGAGTATTTACTATCCGGACATTTCATAATCGCTGTAAAGATCATATTTTAAAAGCTGCTTAATTAAGTTGTttcgtgctggtttcctccgacctaacgtgggaaggtctgccaacaacctacgGTTTTCGTGGGGTTCCCCTGGGcacagtccggtttcctcacaccataagtcgtatcggtgaaatattctacaacACGGTATACAACGcataaaatccaaaaaaaaaataaaataaaattaagttGTTGCCGTCGCATTCggaaaattcaaacatttatttaacctCCCAAGATAtgcttttttgtttgcttgttttttggggtttcaAAAGCATTAGGCACAGCTTAATTCGTTTTCAAGCTTGATTAGTTAAAGCAGCTTGGGGAATTGTTTCTGGATCCTCCAATGCATAATGAGAATCAGACAGCGCGTGTAAATCAGCCCCGTGCTACCTCATCCACAGCATTATAAGTCACACGCATCAGTACATACACGCGAAAGCATTCACGtgagaaataaaagaaatgtgtGTCCATCATAAAAGTTTAGAGCTGTGTCCCGAAAGTTGAATAATGGTTGTCTATAGTTTAATAGATGTTTGAGACAATGAAACacaggtggaaaaactgtcaaAAGTGCTCAGTGAATCAAGgaaattttatattcatttgacCACTATCGATATTTACTCTCATTTTGAAGGGCCAGGCTCTCTTTCAAATCCTCGGAAATACTTTGTCGATTTAATCCCAGCCTTGGAGAGGGAACTTTGGAGATATACCGTCTTCCCCGGTTCTTCAGGTCATTAAATACCAGTCAATCGTTCAACTATTACCGGAGTAGGTAAGAAAGCCAGTCGTTTTTCATGAAATACAACGTTTTCACGAAATGGATGATTGGAAATATCCAAAATGTTCTGGTGCCACGCGACTGACGCCGATGATCTTGGTATGAATCTGTCCCTGTCTCTCAGATTCATGTAGTTATGGGACATTCTCAAAGAATTCGATCGTGTCCTCTTTGAAAGTTGACTAAGATGGCCGTCTAATTGGCCATTGCGGAGTCTAGATGTATTCTTGGAATGTAGCCAAGTCTCATGTCCGCCGTCTGCCTACTCCACTTGATCACGGACTGGACACTGTGTTGAACAGTCTTCATTTCGTCTGACCGTCTAATGACGAGCGGGAGTTAAAATCGCCAAGGATCCTGTCAAATGACAGTGTCTACCAAGTAGACATTTCCTTTCGGACAAGAGTTAATGGCATAATGGGTACATTCCCTCTCAGTTAGTCTTTGTCCTGTCGTCTTTCTACATGTgatttatactacatgtaccatatggAACTATTGTCTGTTCTCGAGGAAACATTTGCCAGACCAAGGTTGCTATCGTCTTACCAGTGCATTAGTCACCGCTACTGTTAAATCTATGGGTTTGAGAAACTGACcgtttcgtgttttttttttcttcttcctatAACATCTTATGACACTTTTCAGACTTATTAATCTGATGGGAATTTTACTTATAAGACACTACCCGTTTTAAGTGCTGAGACCGAGTCTTGCTTGCTTGAATAGTTTTTCGGCAATATTGGTTTTGACCCTACATGAATTCTGATCAGCTTTTATAGCACTATCCGTTTCCACAGTTCTACAGGAACGTTTAGTACAGTTTGGTCAGATCTTATAACACTACTGGTTTACAGTGTTCTGCAGGAATGTTTAGTACAGTTTGGTCAGATCTTATTACACTACTGGTTTACAGCGTTCTGCAGGAATGTTTAGTACAGTTTGGTCAGATCTTATAACACTACTGGTTTACAGTGTTCTGCAGGAATGTTTAGTACAGTTTGGTCAGATCTTATTACACTACTGGCTTACAGTGTTCTGCAGGAATGTTTAGTACAGTTTGGTCAGTTCTTCTAACACTACTAGCTTACAGTGTTCTGCAGGAAATACACTTAGATTTTAGTAAGATCTTATGGCGCTAACAGTTTCAGTATTTTGCTGGATTCTTTACCTAGATTCTGGTCAGATCTTATGGCACTGCACGTTTTCAATATTCTGCGGGAACCTTATGCAATTCCTACAAAGACTGTTTGGCACCACCGCCATTTTTGCAAGAATCTTTCTTAGTTCCTGGTCTGGAACCATAGTGTTTTTTATTCTTGTAAGGATTTACGTGAAGATATGTAAACCATGACCATTGCCCTTGATGTCAAATAGATTTACTTACCCATTCTAATGGTAATGTTGTGACTTCAGGGTAACATTACGGAAAAAAACGGGAAAAGAGGACTGATTACAGTATTTGGCTTGTCTGCCATGCTTTTTGGAACTGTGCTAACACCACATATATCACCAGTCGTAAATTAGAAAACTCTTGTTTGAGGTGAAAGATTTATCCTCTTTTGCCCTTGTCATCGGTAAACGGATTGTTTTGGGAATAAACCAAAGTTACGCTGTCCAAATGAGTTGTATGTTAGGAATTCCATAGAAACTCATGAACAGAAGaaaagaatagaaataatgGCCACATTTATACGCCAGTGGGGTGTGGATCAGTAATGTTCCATTATCAAGGAACACCTGCTTCTCAGTAAACCCCGCCGTTTATCAATTTGTGATATCACATAATGGAAATTCCATTCTAATAGGTTTCTTCTCAGCCATCAGCTAAATGTCAAATTCCGTTTTCATGGGTAATCTGGAATGTTTTACCTCtaagctgaaaaacatttgaaaaatggcACTGGCTAATAAATGAGCTGTGTCTGCTGTGATTGCCACATCCATTTTATAGTTTTTCTGGACTCCCTTTTTGATCGATGGACTTGTGCTGAACGCCGCGCACAGAACTGTCTGCCTTAGCAAAATGAATAGCTTAGGCCTAGTATTACAATGCCGATAAAAGATTGTAGTCCATACATTGTGATTTCATGTTTCAGTTTATCTTAAATAGAAGAATTTCGAAGAAAACCGAAGTATGGAATTTCATTGCATCAAGTTATAAACGGTACGCTATTTGTAAAGGTCATCTGTAGAAGACAAGTAATCAGCCAAATGGAATGGAATAGCTTTGAGCAGATAATGGGATCCCTGGAAAGGTAGCCACTGGCCGAAGCTGTCTATAATAGGTTAAACAGCTTCTCCAGTTCACACACCTTTGCGTTTTAAATAAGGGTTAAATTTTCGAGATAATCTTTACTTCAATACTGTAATACATGAAGGTTCTTTTCGCAAGTCTTAAAGGATCGTATGGAAGGAAACATTTTCACTTCTATTTTAAATACATCATGCATAGCTTCAAATCGATGCTATCAAATGCTTTCTAAAGCCTTTAAAGTTATTCCATCGAAATATTCTAACTTGAATATCATATCTATCCCGATCAGTGCCTTACCAGTAATATGTAAACGTTAAATCAGACACATacgaaatattttgttttgggGCTATAATATCTCAGATATTCTCATTAAATGGTGCTATACATCGTGACTCTTTTTGAAATATTCATGGTACCAGCTCTTTTCGGTTTAGAAAGTCTTGCACTTTctacataaaatttaaaaaataatccgTGGGTTTACTGCGAACTGGAGTAACGCTTTAATAGTTTTTCTCAGGGACAGAAAGTGATTACCCCCCGTAAATGTACACGCAGTTCAATTTACGAACTGGAGCGGATGGTGATTCAGTCGTCCGGGGGATTGTCTTTCAGCCCCTAGGACATACGCGGTATGGGTTCAatccttggacagagaatttaaGGATTCCGCCTCTTACATGTTCGTGGGCTCTTAGTGAAACTAACCggtttttaaaacatttgaaaacatttgaaagttGGCCGTTGGCCTaccccaagcatgcatgtactacgatttcctccactcacaaagTTGACCGCCATTATATGTGCGAAGAGTTCTTGAAAACGACGTTAAAGAACAATAAGAAAAGTTCATCAATACAGTGGACAATGGTGAACAAACCTGGACAAACGTGGTAATAACACGATCCCTAAATGACGAACAACTGCAAGGGTAAGATCTGTTGTGCTGGGGACGAGTATCGTAAACCAGTGTTCCCAAGCGTAGGGCGAACCTGCCGTGTAATGAACAGTTACACTTCACTTTAATGTAAACGGTACAGTcctgggggggtgggggggggggggaattgtTGTCTGGATTCTTTTTTACCTGCAGGGAAAAGATCAAAACATGCCGTATAGCTGTTTCCATATAATCAAAGTATGGCGTGTGTGGTGCTAAAACCAATCAGGTAAATGATACATAATAGGCTTGTATCCGGCCTAAAATAGGTTATCAATTTTCATCGCGGGAAAAGTGGGAATGTCGGTGGGGTCAAACCTGCATACAACGCACAATTTTTTACCGGATGTTCTTCAATGCTTTTGACAGCTTTGATATCACAAAGAAAAAACGCTCTGTCATTTAATGAAGAATGCTCTGAAAGGTCAGAGCAATCCAGAAGTGAAATCTAATTTGGTTTGTTATGAAAAGGGATTTTTCTGTCACAAGAAAAAATAACTCCCAAAAATTTGCGAACGCACGAGTTTTACTGTCAAAATACAACACATCACCTTTTAAACCAGTAAGAGCACCATGTCCTTTGATAAACAGCTCCCGTAAATCAGTATAGAAATCTCAAACACACGGTTCTGTCACCTCGGCTTTTCAGCGTGAAACAACTCCACTGTAAAGATAGGCACATTGAAGTTGGAAATTTGGAATGAGCCCCGTGGCGTTCACACAGGGTCTCCTTTCTCTGATCCTTTACGAGTGGTACAGAACGACCCTCGTCCGGTTGCGGACATTTTCCTGTAGGCAGAATCTTCAAACTGCATAGGTCTCTTTTCCTGCTTACAAGGGTTAACAAATAAGGCTTTAAAATTGCACCAAAAGATAGTGTTGAAGATGCAATAGAGCACAAAGTTCGTGGCGGCATTGATTAACAACAAGAAGTCGGTGATTTCACGTATTCCACGCGCCAAATAGTTCTCTTCGTAATAGCCAAAGCCAAAAAAAGTGGACATGATGGCGTCAGGAGTAATGCACACAAGAAAGACAACGATAATAAAGATGAGCATGATGGTGACGCGATGACGGCTCGAGATTCGCTTACGTGTTAATCGGCAGCGCCTTAGGCCGTAAATTATACAGGTATTGAGGATGATGAGTACTATTAAAGGTATGATAGACCGCAGTAAGTTGTGAAGCCATATATAGGCTGTGGAAAAGGTTTGATTCTGCCACAAAGTCGTCAAGTTTACGTCGTAAATAAAATCCTGTTTGGCGGCGTCATAGTTTTCCACTGTCCTGTATCGCATTGCGTAAGGAATAGTTAGTAAACTCATGATGACAAACACCGAGGTAGATACGGTCCGTGCCCGGGGAATTGTACAGAAGGTCTTAACGCGTGTGGGgtgacacacatacacatacctCTCCACGGCCACAGACACTACCAGCCAGGCGGAGATACAGAGAGAGGCATTAAAGATGTAATGCATGTATGGGTAAAGAAAACCATATGCTCTATTCCCCACAGGTCGATTGACTTCTTTCAACAAAATCACCATGAAGTAAAGGAGATCGCTGAACACTTTGATGCAATCTGAAATTGCAAGAGCCATCAAGTAGATGTTCGTAGATGATTTCATCTGGTGTTGGCTCATAACAATTATACTGAGCGTATTGCCTGCTAATCCTATGAGGCAAGTAATGGGGTAAAGTATGAGGCCCGTAATGAATTGAGCCTCCAGGTAAAAGTCCCGAAACTCACCGTCTTCCTCCACCGATTGGTTCCCCAGTAGATTCATGGTCATTGTTCTCCTGCCCCCTGTCCAGATGCCCTTGGGGCGAGGTGCTGTACTTTGGGTGGTGTAGCGCTCAAAACTCTTCTGCAACGGTGTCCTGTGACCCTGCCGGCAACCGCATCACGTCCCTCCCGGCTGCCAAGGTAAAAGTGGGCAAGCTGTGCGTAATAAACCGTTTTTCTATGACTTTGGCATTGGTTTTCTCTCTGGAATCACAGCTGTGAGGCAAGCGGGTCGATCGATGGGCTTTATAATGTACCTGCCATGAATCCGCGACCTAGCTGTCTGTTCTACAGTGATTGGTGCCAACGACTCGGCCAGCGATTCATTTGGCGCTTCGTTCCTCCGTTCCTCTTCTCCACGATTCTGTCACAAATCTGCGAACAGAGAAGAAGACGTACAAGTCACTCAAACTTAACCAAATTCAATTAGACAAAACTTTTGCAACCTTTCCGTATCGTCAAACCTTTATAACATATATTATCTTCATATCAGATGACCTTGGTAATATATCACCGCTTTGTGTCTGAGATTTCGTGCCCGTGTCAAGGGTTTCTTAATGGTTCGGATATTAAACCGATTTGTTTTAGGCAGAGCTACCAATCATGTGTACTTACAGAAGCACAGTTGTTTGGCAGCCCTGGGGAACAATCCGCTAGATggctttgtatatatatataggtcatgCCAAATATTCCCCAGTTTCAAAAAGTTCATATTGTTCATTTGCAATCTTGTATCTATGAACTTCCTCTAAAGTTGATTGGCTGTAATTCCGATCATTCACATGGTTATTAAATCGTCTATGCATCCTTTTTAAAGAATTTCCTAAGACAGGAACACATTCATGCGGAGCCGGAACTGGTCCATTATATGATCTCCTTAAACTGGGTTAAAAGACATGCGCATTGTTCCAATTCAATGACCATCGCTATGAAAAAGCCACAGACAACCAGTGAAATTACCATTAAAGTGTGTGGTCTATCTTGCGAAATATTCGTGAAGGCGACGTTAAACAGCCATCAAatcgataaataaatgatgCAACAAAATAACTGTCCTCAATAGTTCAGTA
Encoded proteins:
- the LOC135461502 gene encoding probable G-protein coupled receptor 139, which gives rise to MTMNLLGNQSVEEDGEFRDFYLEAQFITGLILYPITCLIGLAGNTLSIIVMSQHQMKSSTNIYLMALAISDCIKVFSDLLYFMVILLKEVNRPVGNRAYGFLYPYMHYIFNASLCISAWLVVSVAVERYVYVCHPTRVKTFCTIPRARTVSTSVFVIMSLLTIPYAMRYRTVENYDAAKQDFIYDVNLTTLWQNQTFSTAYIWLHNLLRSIIPLIVLIILNTCIIYGLRRCRLTRKRISSRHRVTIMLIFIIVVFLVCITPDAIMSTFFGFGYYEENYLARGIREITDFLLLINAATNFVLYCIFNTIFWCNFKALFVNPCKQEKRPMQFEDSAYRKMSATGRGSFCTTRKGSEKGDPV